One genomic segment of Opitutus sp. ER46 includes these proteins:
- a CDS encoding ABC transporter permease gives MSNLRLALRLFAQSPGFTAIIVLTLAIGIGANTAIFNLVSATCLRPLPYPEADRLIAVTERTASGGDMSVSYPNFVDWRATQDVASGLAIFRSDGAKLVTRDGAERVTVVQVSQDFFQVLGYRMALGRELRPEDDRAAAAPVAWLTHAAWQRYFHGAVDIVGRSVVLEGQATEIAGVLPAEFRFHRHADVFVPIEPIVDRQFMRERENHNGTAVIGRLKPGVTIERAATQLAAIGQRLEQQYPKANAGIRVAVLPLREQLQGRGTMNLFLLLGAVGTVLLIACVNVANLLLARSFNRRREMAIRTALGASRRDLFSQLLIESLVYALTGGVLGTAIAWFGYAFVARLAPWEMKELLAAGGSFDAWAWLFMAGVTLLTGVGFGFAPAWQLSHSDPNDALKRTPAAVRTAFGRFHLTDGLVVVQVSLAVMLLVGAGLLIQSLYRVAMAPTGLRPDRVITLQVATPPTAAMTRDPHAFIRHHEAMLARLQSVAEIESVAFCSSLPYTWDSSSNWFFRPDRPTPEPGKFPLANVHVVTPDYFRTMGIPLLRGAAFDGRERRAPLVAGQAISMATVAQLYEGFVVDTVISRKMAEQHWPGEDPIGRTFQIGQPQMKLPQMRVIGIVGNTLQFGAERGEQVEYYTLLSQWPATLGLHLVVRTRADAAAALASIRRAVRDVAPDEPIYDVKLMSDRVAEFASNRRFSMGLFAFFAGVAVLLASVGIYGVLACVVGQRTREIGIRMALGASRLNVLGQIVGRGLGLAGLGVGLGLAAAWAASRFLQSQLFGVSTTDLLTYLASALFLLAASILACVVPAQRASRVNPVEALRAE, from the coding sequence ATGTCAAACCTCCGCCTTGCCCTGCGCCTGTTCGCCCAGTCGCCCGGCTTCACCGCCATCATCGTGCTGACCCTCGCCATCGGGATCGGGGCCAACACCGCCATCTTCAACCTGGTGAGCGCGACGTGTCTGCGCCCACTGCCGTACCCGGAGGCGGACCGGCTCATTGCCGTGACGGAGCGGACCGCCTCGGGCGGCGACATGAGCGTGTCGTATCCGAACTTCGTCGACTGGCGCGCCACGCAGGATGTGGCGAGCGGGCTCGCGATCTTTCGCAGCGATGGCGCGAAGCTGGTGACGCGCGACGGCGCGGAGCGGGTGACGGTGGTGCAGGTTTCCCAGGACTTCTTCCAGGTACTCGGCTACCGCATGGCGCTGGGCCGGGAGCTGCGGCCGGAGGACGACCGCGCGGCGGCGGCGCCGGTGGCGTGGCTGACGCATGCCGCGTGGCAGCGGTATTTTCACGGCGCCGTGGACATCGTGGGCCGGAGTGTGGTGCTGGAAGGGCAGGCGACGGAAATCGCGGGCGTGTTGCCGGCGGAGTTTCGGTTTCACCGGCATGCGGACGTGTTTGTGCCGATCGAGCCGATCGTGGACCGGCAGTTCATGCGGGAGCGCGAGAACCATAACGGCACGGCCGTGATCGGGCGGCTCAAGCCCGGCGTGACGATTGAGCGGGCGGCGACGCAGCTCGCCGCGATCGGGCAGCGGCTGGAGCAGCAGTACCCGAAGGCAAACGCCGGGATCCGCGTGGCGGTGCTGCCCTTGCGCGAGCAATTGCAGGGGCGGGGAACGATGAACCTCTTCCTCCTGCTCGGGGCGGTGGGCACGGTGCTGCTGATCGCGTGCGTGAATGTCGCGAACCTCCTGCTCGCGCGCTCGTTCAACCGGCGCCGGGAAATGGCAATTCGCACGGCGCTCGGGGCGTCGCGGCGCGACCTGTTCTCCCAGCTCCTGATCGAAAGCTTGGTGTACGCGCTGACGGGCGGCGTGCTCGGCACGGCGATCGCGTGGTTTGGCTACGCGTTCGTGGCGCGGCTGGCGCCGTGGGAGATGAAGGAACTGCTCGCGGCGGGCGGCAGCTTTGACGCCTGGGCGTGGTTGTTCATGGCCGGCGTGACGCTTCTCACGGGCGTCGGCTTCGGTTTCGCGCCGGCGTGGCAGCTTTCGCACAGCGATCCCAACGACGCGCTCAAGCGCACGCCTGCCGCGGTGCGCACGGCGTTCGGACGCTTTCACCTGACGGACGGGCTCGTGGTTGTGCAGGTGTCGCTCGCGGTGATGCTGCTGGTGGGCGCAGGCCTGCTGATCCAGAGCCTGTATCGGGTCGCCATGGCGCCCACGGGACTGCGACCGGACCGCGTGATCACGCTGCAGGTCGCAACGCCGCCGACGGCGGCGATGACGCGGGATCCGCATGCGTTTATCCGGCACCACGAGGCGATGCTCGCGCGGCTGCAGAGTGTGGCGGAGATCGAGTCGGTGGCGTTCTGCTCCTCGCTTCCGTACACCTGGGACAGCTCGTCGAACTGGTTCTTCCGGCCGGACCGGCCGACGCCGGAGCCGGGCAAGTTCCCGCTGGCGAACGTGCACGTGGTCACACCGGACTATTTTCGCACGATGGGCATCCCGTTACTGCGCGGCGCTGCGTTTGATGGCCGCGAACGGCGCGCGCCGCTGGTGGCGGGGCAGGCCATCAGCATGGCCACGGTCGCGCAGCTCTATGAAGGCTTCGTGGTGGATACGGTGATCAGCCGGAAAATGGCGGAACAGCACTGGCCGGGCGAGGACCCGATCGGGCGCACGTTCCAGATCGGCCAGCCGCAGATGAAGCTGCCGCAGATGCGGGTGATCGGGATCGTCGGCAACACGCTGCAATTCGGCGCCGAGCGCGGGGAACAGGTCGAATACTACACGCTGCTTTCGCAATGGCCGGCGACGCTCGGCCTGCACCTGGTGGTGCGGACGCGGGCGGACGCCGCCGCGGCGCTGGCGTCCATCCGGCGCGCGGTGCGCGACGTGGCACCGGACGAACCCATCTATGATGTGAAGCTGATGTCGGACCGCGTGGCGGAGTTTGCGAGCAACCGCCGGTTCAGCATGGGGCTGTTCGCGTTCTTTGCCGGCGTGGCCGTGTTACTGGCGAGCGTGGGCATCTACGGCGTGCTGGCGTGCGTAGTGGGGCAGAGGACCCGCGAGATCGGGATCCGGATGGCGCTGGGTGCGTCGCGCCTGAATGTGCTGGGACAGATCGTCGGGCGGGGGCTGGGGCTTGCCGGCCTGGGCGTCGGGCTCGGCCTGGCGGCGGCGTGGGCGGCCAGCCGGTTCCTGCAATCGCAGCTCTTCGGCGTGTCGACCACCGACCTGCTCACCTACCTGGCGAGCGCGCTCTTCCTGCTCGCGGCCTCGATCCTGGCGTGCGTGGTGCCGGCGCAACGGGCGTCGCGCGTGAACCCGGTGGAGGCGTTGCGCGCCGAGTGA
- the rpsU gene encoding 30S ribosomal protein S21, with protein MAIEIKIRKNEPIDRALRRMKKKLDRENIIKGTRAKRYYEKPCEKRRRKEKVQAFTQMLRRRYAE; from the coding sequence ATGGCTATCGAAATCAAGATTCGCAAAAACGAGCCGATCGATCGCGCGCTCCGTCGCATGAAGAAGAAGCTCGATCGCGAGAATATCATCAAAGGCACTCGCGCGAAGCGTTACTACGAAAAGCCCTGCGAGAAGCGCCGCCGCAAGGAGAAGGTTCAGGCCTTCACCCAGATGCTGCGCCGCCGCTACGCGGAATGA
- a CDS encoding sugar phosphate isomerase/epimerase — MKSSLALSTCWLSHRHNDGYAMLREVAELGFEYVELSHGVRITLVPGVLRAVEEGLIKVATTHNFCPLPTGVTQAAPNLFEPSSNESREQDQWLRHTKRSIDFAAQVNARAIVCHLGSVKFFWFNPTRNVRTYLRDHPGAGRNRDDQAYQALLEKSLAKLRRRMRPYWEQTKKSIGAVLDYAGEKGVKLGFENRERMDELPLDGDHLELLGAFPAGASCGYWHDVGHADLKEGMGLLRHREHLEKMAARTLGFHLHDVDAHGHDHQPIGAGHIDFEMVSQFWRPEHLLTLEFSPRLSVDDVRNSKERVETLLTQRFGA, encoded by the coding sequence GTGAAATCTAGCCTCGCACTTTCCACCTGCTGGCTGTCTCACCGTCACAACGACGGCTACGCCATGCTGCGCGAAGTCGCCGAGTTGGGCTTCGAATACGTCGAGTTGAGCCATGGCGTGAGAATCACGCTGGTCCCGGGGGTGCTCCGGGCGGTGGAGGAAGGGCTGATCAAGGTCGCGACGACCCACAATTTTTGTCCGCTGCCCACGGGCGTGACGCAGGCGGCGCCGAATCTCTTCGAGCCGTCGTCGAACGAGTCGCGGGAGCAGGACCAGTGGCTGCGGCACACAAAGCGCTCGATCGACTTCGCGGCGCAGGTGAACGCCCGTGCGATCGTCTGCCACCTGGGCAGCGTGAAATTCTTCTGGTTCAACCCGACCCGCAACGTGCGCACGTACCTGCGGGACCATCCTGGCGCCGGGCGCAATCGCGACGACCAGGCGTACCAAGCGCTGTTGGAGAAGTCCCTCGCGAAGCTGCGCCGGCGGATGCGTCCGTACTGGGAGCAGACGAAGAAGAGCATCGGCGCGGTGCTCGACTACGCGGGGGAGAAGGGCGTGAAGCTGGGGTTCGAGAACCGCGAGCGGATGGATGAACTGCCGCTGGACGGCGACCATCTCGAACTGCTCGGCGCTTTCCCGGCGGGCGCCTCGTGCGGCTACTGGCACGACGTCGGCCACGCCGACCTGAAGGAAGGCATGGGATTGCTGCGGCATCGGGAGCACCTGGAGAAGATGGCGGCGCGGACGCTCGGCTTTCACCTGCACGACGTGGACGCGCACGGGCACGACCACCAGCCGATCGGCGCGGGGCACATTGATTTTGAGATGGTGAGCCAGTTCTGGCGGCCGGAGCACCTCCTCACGCTGGAGTTCAGCCCCCGGCTTTCGGTGGACGACGTCCGCAACTCAAAGGAGCGCGTCGAGACCCTGCTCACCCAGCGCTTCGGCGCCTAA
- a CDS encoding A/G-specific adenine glycosylase yields MPSARSRALIAAKADFQHALHRWYRASARPLPWREHPSAYKTVVSEFMLQQTQVKTVLPYFARWLAELPDFAALAAAPEARVLKLWEGLGYYSRARNLHRLAQAVVALPALPRTPAEWLELPGVGPYTAAAITSIAFGQPAACVDGNVVRILARLTADPTPFRDSASAAKAFTELATELLLPSAPGNHNQAMMELGATVCLRQSPLCLTCPVRTFCAAARAGEPEAYPRLAARQIEQRAVARVWCRQGDSLLLHRTPAGARRLADLHELPLASHIGFDPAASSAAPLARKRRAITRFQITETIHAAPAPRKLPSAELVWVPLARLDAITLSGPHRRWVAELLQ; encoded by the coding sequence ATGCCTTCCGCCCGCTCCCGCGCCCTGATCGCCGCCAAAGCCGACTTTCAGCACGCACTGCATCGCTGGTACCGCGCCAGCGCCCGCCCGCTGCCGTGGCGCGAACACCCGTCCGCCTACAAGACAGTCGTGAGCGAGTTCATGCTGCAGCAGACGCAGGTGAAGACCGTGCTGCCCTACTTCGCCCGCTGGCTGGCCGAGTTGCCCGACTTCGCCGCGCTCGCCGCCGCCCCCGAGGCGCGCGTCCTCAAGCTCTGGGAGGGCCTCGGCTACTACTCCCGCGCCCGCAACCTGCACCGGCTCGCCCAGGCCGTTGTCGCCCTTCCCGCCCTGCCCCGCACGCCCGCCGAGTGGCTCGAACTGCCCGGCGTCGGACCCTACACCGCCGCCGCCATCACCAGCATCGCTTTCGGGCAGCCCGCCGCCTGCGTCGACGGCAACGTCGTTCGCATCCTGGCCCGCCTCACCGCCGATCCGACGCCGTTCCGCGATTCCGCCAGCGCCGCCAAGGCTTTCACCGAGCTCGCGACCGAGCTCCTCCTGCCGTCCGCCCCCGGCAACCACAACCAGGCCATGATGGAGCTGGGCGCGACCGTCTGCCTCCGCCAGAGCCCGCTCTGCCTCACGTGCCCGGTGCGGACGTTCTGCGCCGCCGCGCGCGCCGGCGAACCCGAAGCCTACCCGCGGCTCGCCGCCAGGCAGATCGAGCAGCGCGCCGTCGCGCGGGTCTGGTGCCGCCAGGGCGACAGCCTGCTGCTCCACCGCACCCCCGCCGGCGCCCGTCGTCTGGCCGACCTCCACGAGTTGCCGCTCGCCAGCCACATCGGCTTCGACCCCGCCGCCAGCAGCGCCGCCCCGCTCGCCCGCAAGCGCCGCGCGATCACCCGATTTCAGATCACCGAAACGATCCACGCCGCGCCCGCCCCGCGAAAGCTGCCCTCGGCCGAACTCGTGTGGGTCCCCCTCGCCCGACTCGACGCCATCACCTTGTCCGGTCCCCACCGCCGCTGGGTCGCCGAGCTGCTCCAATAA
- the rnhC gene encoding ribonuclease HIII, whose protein sequence is MAKKPGGDEDAPKKIASYTVKLDDAQMETLRGILEQRGWTPFEVAYTRFAFKADHLKVNVSAYTSGKVVIAGKGTEDFVRDVLEPEVTGAAKLGYDDVLHPDWFESHAGMDESGKGDFFGPVVAATVIADRVAIEGWIKAGVKDSKRIADMQIIKLDQLIRDTPGVAVRTCFCGMPKYNELMGRPGANLNRLLAWQHATALEQALATKRVPWGLLDQFTEQPLVQRELARKNVAGFDLRMRTKAEEDPVVAAASIVARAEFQRQMVMLSKQFGARLQKGAGPLVKEQAMQIIQQFGARALGNFAKLHFRTAYEVVSAAGKLDELPLKEPAARMEWGS, encoded by the coding sequence ATGGCCAAGAAACCAGGCGGCGACGAAGACGCCCCGAAGAAGATCGCCAGCTATACGGTGAAACTCGACGACGCGCAGATGGAGACCCTGCGCGGGATCCTGGAGCAGCGCGGCTGGACGCCCTTCGAGGTGGCGTACACCCGCTTCGCGTTCAAGGCCGACCACCTCAAGGTCAACGTCTCGGCCTACACGAGCGGCAAGGTCGTGATTGCCGGCAAGGGCACGGAGGACTTCGTGCGGGACGTGCTCGAGCCCGAGGTGACGGGCGCGGCCAAGCTCGGCTACGACGACGTGCTGCATCCGGACTGGTTCGAGTCGCATGCCGGCATGGATGAAAGCGGCAAGGGCGACTTTTTCGGGCCGGTGGTGGCGGCGACGGTGATCGCGGACCGCGTGGCAATCGAAGGTTGGATCAAGGCCGGGGTGAAGGACTCGAAGCGGATCGCGGACATGCAGATCATCAAGCTCGACCAGCTTATCCGGGACACGCCCGGGGTGGCGGTCCGCACCTGCTTCTGCGGGATGCCGAAGTACAACGAGCTGATGGGGCGGCCCGGGGCGAACCTGAACCGGCTGCTGGCGTGGCAGCACGCGACGGCGCTCGAGCAGGCGCTCGCCACCAAGCGGGTGCCGTGGGGCCTGCTGGACCAGTTTACGGAGCAGCCGTTGGTGCAGCGCGAGCTGGCCCGCAAGAACGTGGCGGGTTTCGACCTGCGGATGCGGACGAAGGCGGAAGAGGACCCGGTCGTGGCGGCGGCCTCGATCGTGGCGCGAGCCGAGTTTCAGCGGCAGATGGTGATGCTCTCGAAGCAGTTTGGCGCGCGGCTGCAGAAAGGCGCGGGCCCGTTGGTGAAGGAGCAGGCAATGCAGATCATCCAGCAATTCGGCGCGCGGGCGCTGGGCAACTTTGCCAAGCTGCACTTCCGGACGGCGTACGAAGTGGTTTCGGCGGCGGGCAAACTCGACGAGTTGCCGCTGAAGGAGCCGGCGGCGCGGATGGAGTGGGGCAGCTAG
- a CDS encoding ribonuclease HII has product MKRRQLRGFDLKQIEGVNSLIGVDEVGRGAFAGPVVAAAVLVNREFLESRWALTKSGRVNDSKLLTPEQREELWGEFEKLTAAGLIHANHGSASVEEIAQLNILGATKLAMRRALEGIYPATAFQPERTEPDLFSSLEEREAYTPTVSARVLIDGLPLRSFPYPHRAFVHGDARSLCIAMASVIAKVTRDRLMVAMEAKHPGYGFAQHKGYGTEEHRDAVLRLGRCVEHREAFLRKLLAVRIDPAQMNLFEKGGAAKLAPVDTDPEVEGEGESAGGGTEPAASETKPVGADT; this is encoded by the coding sequence ATGAAGCGCCGCCAGCTGCGCGGGTTCGACCTGAAGCAAATCGAAGGAGTAAACAGCCTCATCGGCGTCGATGAGGTGGGGCGGGGCGCGTTTGCCGGGCCGGTGGTGGCGGCGGCGGTGTTGGTCAATCGCGAGTTCCTGGAAAGCCGGTGGGCGCTGACGAAGAGCGGCCGGGTGAACGACTCGAAACTCCTGACGCCCGAGCAGCGGGAGGAGCTGTGGGGGGAGTTTGAGAAGCTGACGGCGGCCGGGCTGATCCATGCGAACCACGGGTCGGCGTCGGTCGAGGAGATCGCGCAATTGAACATCCTGGGCGCCACGAAGCTGGCGATGCGGCGGGCGCTGGAGGGCATTTACCCGGCGACGGCGTTTCAGCCCGAGCGCACCGAGCCGGACCTGTTTTCCAGCCTGGAAGAGCGCGAGGCGTACACGCCCACGGTCTCGGCGCGGGTCCTGATCGACGGGTTGCCGTTGCGGAGCTTCCCGTACCCGCACCGGGCGTTCGTGCACGGTGATGCGCGCTCGCTCTGCATCGCCATGGCGTCGGTCATCGCGAAGGTGACGCGCGACCGGCTGATGGTGGCGATGGAGGCGAAGCACCCGGGCTACGGCTTTGCGCAGCACAAGGGGTACGGCACCGAGGAACATCGCGACGCGGTGCTGCGGCTCGGGCGGTGCGTGGAGCACCGCGAGGCGTTCCTGCGGAAGCTCCTGGCGGTCCGGATCGACCCGGCCCAGATGAACCTTTTCGAGAAGGGTGGCGCGGCCAAACTGGCGCCGGTCGACACTGACCCGGAGGTCGAGGGCGAGGGGGAGTCCGCCGGTGGCGGGACGGAGCCGGCGGCGAGCGAAACGAAGCCGGTGGGCGCCGACACCTGA
- a CDS encoding ATP-binding protein, whose product MAGKKTTSLDRVLGRLDTLDTVNLTNLVQRLARERALFEEIFNTLQEGILVIRDDGAIEYANASAYALIGLGSDELTGETLWRLVPGLRTSLGATLDDTRAVAPVATREFELTYPEPRTVRMYMVPFTQPTRGAARRFVIILSDITKDKETTEARIENERTSSILLLAAGVAHELGNPLNSLTIHLQLIERKLKRLGAGKEVDAVADSVRVCRNEVSRLDGIITNFLEAIRPRPPDLADTDLNDVLDEVLRFQHREMEDRGIAVEAETSEALPHVMADRNQLKQVFFNLTKNAMEAMRPGGKLRIRSRADDDYVYLMVGDTGAGIKQEDLVRLFQPYYTTKAGGSGLGLMIAQRIMREHGGHIGIESKEGVGTIVTLQFPRKDRRVRMLQSGGR is encoded by the coding sequence ATGGCCGGCAAGAAGACGACTTCGCTAGATCGGGTGCTCGGGCGGCTGGATACGCTCGACACGGTTAATCTCACGAACCTCGTGCAGCGGCTGGCGCGGGAGCGGGCGCTGTTCGAGGAGATCTTCAACACGCTGCAGGAAGGCATCCTCGTCATTCGCGACGACGGCGCGATCGAGTACGCCAACGCCTCGGCCTATGCGCTGATCGGGCTCGGGTCGGACGAACTCACCGGCGAAACGCTGTGGCGGCTGGTGCCGGGACTGCGGACCTCGCTCGGGGCGACGCTGGACGACACCCGCGCGGTGGCGCCGGTGGCGACGCGGGAATTCGAGCTGACCTACCCGGAGCCGCGGACGGTGCGGATGTACATGGTGCCGTTCACGCAGCCCACGCGCGGGGCGGCGCGGCGGTTCGTGATCATCCTGTCGGACATCACCAAGGATAAGGAAACGACGGAGGCGCGCATCGAGAACGAGCGCACGTCGTCGATCCTGCTGCTGGCGGCGGGCGTCGCGCACGAGTTGGGCAATCCGCTGAACTCGCTCACGATTCACCTCCAGTTGATCGAGCGGAAACTGAAGCGCCTGGGCGCGGGCAAGGAAGTCGACGCCGTCGCGGATTCCGTACGCGTGTGCCGCAACGAGGTCTCCCGGCTCGATGGGATCATTACCAACTTTCTCGAGGCGATCCGGCCGCGTCCGCCGGACCTCGCCGACACCGACCTCAACGACGTCCTCGACGAAGTCCTGCGTTTCCAGCACCGCGAAATGGAGGACCGGGGCATTGCGGTGGAGGCGGAGACGTCGGAGGCGCTGCCGCACGTGATGGCGGACCGCAACCAGCTGAAGCAGGTGTTCTTCAACCTCACCAAGAACGCCATGGAGGCGATGCGGCCTGGCGGGAAGCTGCGGATCCGCTCCCGGGCGGACGACGACTACGTGTATCTCATGGTTGGAGACACCGGCGCGGGCATCAAACAGGAGGATCTCGTGCGCCTGTTCCAGCCTTACTACACCACGAAGGCGGGCGGCAGCGGGTTGGGCCTGATGATCGCGCAGCGCATCATGCGCGAGCACGGCGGCCACATTGGCATCGAGAGCAAGGAAGGCGTGGGCACGATCGTAACCCTGCAGTTCCCGCGCAAGGACCGCCGCGTGCGCATGCTCCAGAGCGGCGGGCGCTAA
- a CDS encoding sigma-70 family RNA polymerase sigma factor produces the protein MDTSSTTALADLVRRAQTGEEVAQRELIVRYQHRVAGFIYAMTGRSDYVEDLAQQVFIKMIRALDRLEAPAQFESWLFRLARNTCIDQLRRQKLRRIFLPFGEEHENIPEPPGAVDTEELDALRHALAQLRPQDRALLALVQEGRSHAEIAVILSTSVAAVKARLHRAREHLREHYQPQHED, from the coding sequence ATGGACACCAGTTCAACGACGGCGCTGGCGGACTTGGTCCGACGAGCTCAGACGGGCGAAGAAGTCGCCCAACGGGAGCTCATTGTCCGTTACCAGCACCGTGTCGCGGGTTTCATCTACGCCATGACCGGTCGCAGCGATTACGTCGAGGACCTGGCGCAACAGGTGTTCATCAAGATGATCCGCGCCCTGGACCGTCTCGAGGCGCCGGCGCAGTTCGAGTCCTGGCTGTTCCGGCTGGCGCGCAACACCTGCATCGACCAGCTGCGGCGCCAGAAGCTGCGTCGGATTTTTCTGCCGTTCGGTGAGGAGCACGAAAACATTCCCGAGCCTCCCGGCGCCGTGGATACCGAGGAGCTGGACGCGCTGCGGCATGCGCTGGCGCAACTGCGGCCGCAGGACCGCGCGCTGCTGGCTCTCGTGCAGGAAGGCCGCAGCCATGCCGAGATCGCCGTGATTCTTTCCACCAGCGTCGCCGCCGTGAAGGCCCGCCTGCACCGCGCGCGTGAGCACCTCCGCGAACATTACCAACCGCAACATGAAGACTGA
- a CDS encoding sigma-54 dependent transcriptional regulator gives MVPSVLIVDDEKHTREGLQQALTENFDVTVAANAEEAFNLMDAQPFDVVLTDLRMPGKSGLKIIDKALTLPNRPAVLMMTAYGNIDSAVEAMKRGAVDFLTKPVNIERLEVLIQRALKTKTLEVEVQQLHERLDERFSMEGIIGTSAKLKEVIERVRLVAPSRATILIEGESGSGKELIAQAIHQASPRARAPFIAVHCAALSENLLESEIFGHERGAFTGAVERRIGRFESANNGTLFLDEIGEISASTQVKLLRFLETKTIERVGGSKPVELDVRLVAATNRNLEQMVRDGKFREDLFFRLNVVRVTMPPLRERTEDIPLLLAHFIKQFSEENGVPPLTIEPGALRTLQAYAWPGNIRELRNFCENAVVLRRGGSLTEYDLEPKFRGGAALAAPGAAPVGGTSVPGQATVPTNSLSVEDNEKRLLREALIKARGNRTRAAELMGVSRRTLHRKLAQWPELDVTDK, from the coding sequence ATGGTTCCCAGCGTACTGATCGTTGACGACGAGAAGCACACTCGCGAAGGACTGCAGCAGGCGTTGACGGAGAATTTCGACGTCACCGTGGCGGCCAACGCGGAGGAGGCGTTCAACCTGATGGACGCCCAGCCTTTCGATGTCGTGCTCACGGACTTGCGCATGCCCGGCAAGTCGGGGCTCAAGATCATCGACAAGGCGCTGACGCTGCCGAACCGGCCGGCGGTGCTGATGATGACGGCCTATGGCAACATCGATTCCGCGGTGGAGGCCATGAAGCGCGGCGCGGTGGATTTCCTGACCAAGCCCGTCAACATCGAGCGGCTCGAGGTCCTGATCCAGCGGGCGCTGAAGACCAAGACGCTGGAGGTTGAGGTGCAGCAGCTGCATGAGCGGCTCGATGAGCGGTTCAGCATGGAGGGAATCATCGGTACCTCCGCGAAACTGAAGGAGGTCATCGAGCGCGTGCGGCTGGTGGCGCCTTCGCGGGCGACGATCCTGATCGAGGGCGAGTCGGGCTCGGGCAAGGAGCTGATCGCGCAGGCGATCCATCAGGCGAGTCCGCGGGCGCGGGCGCCGTTCATCGCGGTGCATTGCGCGGCGCTTTCGGAGAACCTGCTCGAAAGCGAAATCTTCGGCCACGAGCGAGGCGCGTTCACCGGTGCGGTGGAGCGGCGGATTGGCCGCTTCGAGTCGGCCAACAACGGCACGCTCTTCCTCGATGAAATCGGCGAGATCTCGGCGTCGACCCAGGTGAAGCTGCTGCGCTTCCTCGAGACCAAGACGATCGAACGGGTCGGTGGGTCGAAGCCGGTGGAGCTGGACGTGCGCCTGGTGGCGGCGACAAACCGCAACCTCGAGCAGATGGTGCGCGACGGGAAATTTCGCGAGGACCTCTTCTTCCGGCTCAACGTGGTGCGGGTGACGATGCCGCCGCTGCGGGAGCGCACCGAGGACATCCCGCTGTTGCTGGCGCACTTCATCAAGCAGTTCTCAGAGGAGAACGGCGTGCCGCCGCTGACGATCGAACCCGGGGCGCTGCGGACGTTGCAGGCTTATGCCTGGCCCGGGAATATCCGCGAGCTGCGCAACTTCTGCGAAAACGCCGTGGTCCTGCGCCGCGGCGGGAGCCTCACCGAATACGACCTCGAGCCGAAGTTCCGCGGCGGCGCGGCGCTGGCGGCGCCGGGAGCGGCGCCGGTGGGCGGGACGTCCGTGCCGGGACAGGCCACAGTGCCAACGAACTCCCTCTCCGTGGAGGACAACGAGAAGCGGCTGCTCCGCGAGGCCCTGATCAAGGCGCGCGGCAACCGGACGCGGGCTGCCGAGCTCATGGGCGTCAGCCGCCGCACACTGCATCGCAAGCTGGCTCAATGGCCGGAGCTCGACGTGACCGACAAGTGA